Proteins from a genomic interval of Leifsonia shinshuensis:
- a CDS encoding alpha/beta hydrolase, with the protein MTTRNDVTFDSAGISIAAHLYVPDAASSGFPALVVGHPGSGVKEQASGLYASRLAAEGFVTLAYDAAYQGASGGTPRGLEDPAQRIEDMKAAVSYLTTLELVDSQRIGLLGICASGGYSLMATASDHRIRSLATVSPADVSRQFRYGADGAQDPAVFQGMLDAAAAARTAQAAGEDVAGIPLFPETVEQARAAGGEHGAEGFDYYCTPRAAHDRAARTFDWASVDKLATFDAFTQVPLIGDRPLFMAIGSRAVTAWMGIDAYQRAVGPKELLWVDGASHVDLYDRDPYVATVVEQLADFYRRTLAVGV; encoded by the coding sequence ATGACCACACGCAACGACGTCACCTTCGACAGCGCCGGGATCTCCATCGCCGCCCATCTCTACGTGCCGGATGCAGCGTCCTCCGGCTTCCCCGCCCTGGTCGTCGGTCACCCCGGCTCCGGCGTGAAGGAGCAGGCCTCTGGTCTCTACGCGTCGCGACTGGCGGCGGAGGGCTTCGTGACGCTTGCCTACGACGCCGCATACCAGGGCGCGAGCGGCGGCACTCCTCGGGGACTCGAGGACCCCGCCCAGCGAATCGAGGACATGAAGGCGGCAGTCTCCTACCTGACGACCCTCGAGCTCGTCGATTCGCAGCGCATCGGTCTGCTCGGCATTTGCGCCTCGGGCGGCTACTCGCTCATGGCGACCGCGAGCGACCATCGGATCCGGTCGCTGGCGACCGTCTCGCCCGCTGATGTCTCGCGGCAGTTCCGGTACGGCGCGGACGGCGCCCAAGACCCTGCAGTGTTCCAGGGCATGCTGGATGCCGCCGCTGCGGCACGCACCGCCCAAGCGGCCGGTGAGGACGTCGCCGGCATCCCGCTGTTCCCCGAGACCGTCGAGCAGGCGCGCGCCGCAGGAGGCGAACACGGCGCAGAGGGCTTCGACTACTACTGCACCCCGCGTGCCGCCCACGATCGCGCCGCGCGCACGTTCGACTGGGCCAGCGTGGACAAGCTGGCCACGTTCGACGCTTTCACGCAGGTCCCGCTGATCGGCGACCGCCCCTTGTTCATGGCCATCGGCTCCCGCGCTGTGACCGCATGGATGGGGATCGACGCCTACCAGCGCGCGGTCGGCCCGAAGGAGCTGCTCTGGGTCGACGGCGCCAGCCACGTCGACCTGTACGACCGCGACCCCTAC
- a CDS encoding helix-turn-helix transcriptional regulator, which produces MNDSAERSEFGAFLKACRARLRPEEVGLPEASGHRRVAGLRREEAAALAAISVDYYTRLEQGRVPPSRGVLGVLARALRMDEDQRAYLYEVAHAVDAAPRRRRARQPVRPALRRLLEQLTCTPALVLGRRLDVLDWNPAAAALFTDFSVIPPSQRNYLRMLFLHPGVRDMHRDWHHDARDAVAALRMEAAAEPEDPELASLVGELSLRDADFRTWWAERHVSSASYGTKHYRHPVVGELTLDCDTWSSPDGSGQRLMVLTAESGSPSNDALRILASWSEPARAESTAGEGRGR; this is translated from the coding sequence ATGAATGATTCGGCGGAGCGCTCCGAGTTCGGCGCATTCCTCAAGGCATGCCGCGCGCGCCTTCGGCCAGAGGAGGTGGGGCTCCCCGAGGCGAGCGGCCATCGGCGCGTCGCCGGACTGCGGCGAGAGGAGGCGGCTGCGCTCGCGGCGATCAGCGTCGACTATTACACCAGGCTGGAGCAGGGGCGGGTCCCGCCCTCACGCGGTGTGCTGGGAGTCCTCGCCCGCGCCCTCCGAATGGACGAGGATCAGCGCGCTTACCTTTACGAGGTCGCGCACGCGGTCGACGCGGCACCCCGCCGACGCAGGGCGCGCCAGCCGGTCCGCCCGGCGCTGCGGCGGCTCCTCGAACAGCTTACGTGCACCCCCGCGCTCGTGCTGGGACGCCGCCTCGACGTACTGGATTGGAACCCGGCCGCCGCCGCGCTGTTCACCGACTTCAGCGTCATCCCGCCCTCGCAACGGAACTACCTGCGGATGCTGTTTCTGCACCCCGGCGTCCGTGACATGCACCGCGACTGGCACCATGACGCCCGCGACGCCGTTGCCGCTCTTCGCATGGAGGCGGCCGCCGAGCCGGAAGACCCTGAACTCGCCTCGCTCGTCGGCGAGCTCTCGCTGCGCGACGCGGACTTCCGCACCTGGTGGGCCGAGCGGCATGTGAGTTCTGCCTCCTACGGGACGAAGCACTACCGGCACCCCGTCGTCGGCGAGCTCACTCTCGACTGCGACACATGGTCGAGTCCGGACGGCAGCGGTCAGCGCCTCATGGTGCTGACGGCCGAGAGCGGCAGCCCCTCGAACGACGCGCTGCGCATCCTGGCGTCGTGGTCGGAGCCGGCCCGCGCGGAGAGCACGGCCGGGGAGGGCCGGGGGCGATGA